A window from Tachyglossus aculeatus isolate mTacAcu1 unplaced genomic scaffold, mTacAcu1.pri scaffold_127_arrow_ctg1, whole genome shotgun sequence encodes these proteins:
- the LOC119922853 gene encoding vomeronasal type-2 receptor 26-like, with product MHLLDLLHYHTSHLVLLFSIQIIYGPFDPILSDKVQFPSLYQVSPRISSLPQGMARLMVHFSWTWVGVVVSGVMRGERLLSDVTREMVKNSVCAAFTKKIPRGKFNFYSAWRIYSSVMVTSASIMAAYGDAETLNFLRFVIEIFGLSKMVLVITFYWDVTLSTTYETNSYDFHGTLTLANLAKEVPGFIDFLQTVKPAKYPEATILKEFWESAFDCSFSLPKLSGRKCSENASLEMLPAHIFSLTMSTLSYSVYNAMYAVAQGLQDLLLTSSDPESLENEDCLVPRPWQLHEFLSQVQFDNPVREPVILDQNHKSTGKFEILNFVISPNGTCELVKVGEVDPQAPHDQDVFINEAVVMWSGGSSQAPRSRCSRSCGPGFRKRAQQGLAVCCYFCVRCPEGEISNQTDVEQCVKCPDDQYSNMERDGFLHKVVTFLPHKEPLGLILVCMSLSFSLLTALVFGIFIKHRDTPIVRANNLNLSYTLLLSLILCFLCALTFNGKPTPASCLLRQVVFGVVFTVAISSILAKTFTVVLAFRATSLGSRVRRWVGPRASISTVLSCSLVQVTIRMIWLGTAPPFLEVDTHSETRLIIAECNEGSVTAFYCLLGYLGVLALVSLTVAFLARRLPDSFIEARFITFSMLVFFSAWASFLPAYHSTKGKATVAAEIFSILASGAGLLGCIFVPKCYMILLRPDRNTRECLKRK from the exons ATGCATTTGTTGGATTTATTACATTATCACACCTCCCACTTAGTTCTGTTGTTCTCTATCCAGATCATCTATGGCCCATTTGACCCGATCCTGAGTGACAAGGTACAGTTTCCATCTCTCTATCAGGTGTCCCCCAgaatctcctctctgcctcaggggATGGCCCGGTTAATGGTACATTTCAGCTGGACCTGGGTGGGGGTCGTGGTGTCAGGGGTtatgagaggagagagattacTCTCGGATGTGACCAGGGAGATGGTCAAGAATAGTGTTTGTGCAGCTTTTACCAAGAAGATCCCTAGGGGAAAGTTCAACTTTTATTCAGCCTGgagaatctactccagtgtcatGGTTACATCAGCTTCAATAATGGCTGCCTATGGTGATGCAGAGACCCTGAACTTTCTGAGATTTGTCATAGAGATTTTTGGACTGTCCAAGATGGTTTTGGTCATCACCTTTTACTGGGACGTTACTTTGAGCACGACGTATGAAACAAATAGCTATGATTTTCATGGGACTTTGACCCTGGCGAACCTTGCCAAAGAGGTTCCAGGTTTCATAGATTTTTTACAGACAGTTAAACCAGCAAAATATCCAGAAGCCACTATCTTGAAAGAATTCTGGGAGTCTGCCTTTGACTGTTCCTTTTCACTGCCAAAACTGAGTGGAagaaagtgctcagaaaatgcttcCTTGGAGATGCTGCCTGCACACATTTTTTCTCTGACGATGTCTACTCTGAGTTACAGTGTGTACAACGCCATGTATGCTGTGGCCCAGGGGCTCCAGGATTTGCTTTTAACCAGCTCAGACCCGGAAtcactggaaaatgaggactgcCTGGTGCCTCGTCCATGGCAG CTCCATGAGTTTCTGAGCCAAGTCCAGTTTGACAACCCTGTGAGGGAACCAGTGATTCTGGATCAGAACCACAAATCTACTGGAAAATTTGAGATTCTGAACTTTGTGATCTCTCCCAATGGAACTTGTGAGTTGGTGAAAGTCGGGGAGGTGGACCCCCAGGCACCCCATGACCAAGATGTTTTCATCAATGAAGCAGTAGTCATGTGGTCTGGGGGATCCTCTCAG GCTCCACGCTCACGGTGCAGCAGGAGCTGTGGACCCGGATTCAGAAAACGTGCCCAGCAAGGGCTGGCCGTTTGCTGCTATTTTTGTGTCCGGTGCCCAGAGGGAGAGATTTCCAACCAGACAG ACGTGGAGCAGTGTGTGAAGTGTCCTGACGATCAGTATTCAAACATGGAGAGAGATGGCTTTCTCCACAAAGTGGTGACTTTCCTGCCACACAAGGAACCTCTGGGACTGATTCTGGTCTgcatgtctctctccttctctctcctcacagcCCTGGTTTTCGGGATCTTCATTAAGCACCGAGACACCCCCATAGTCCGAGCCAATAACCTCAATCTCAGCtacacccttctcctctccctcattctctgctTTCTCTGTGCTCTGACCTTCAACGGCAAACCTACTCCAGCTTCCTGCCTCCTTCGACAAGTGGTCTTTGGGGTTGTGTTCACCGTGGCCATCTCCTCCATCTTGGCCAAAACCTTCACCGTGGTTCTGGCCTTCAGGGCCACGAGCTTGGGGAGCAGAGTCAGGAGGTGGGTGGGGCCCAGAGCTTCTATCTCAACAGTCCTGTCCTGTTCACTGGTCCAGGTGACCATCCGCATGATCTGGTTGGGCACCGCTCCCCCCTTCCTGGAGGTGGACACACACTCTGAGACGAGACTCATCATTGCTGAGTGTAATGAGGGCTCCGTGACTGCCTTCTACTGCCTTCTGGGCTACCTGGGCGTTCTGGCCCTGGTTAGCCTCACTGTggctttcctggccaggaggctgcCCGACAGCTTCATTGAGGCCAGGTTCATCACGTTCAGCATGCTGGTATTCTTCAGCGcctgggcctccttcctccctgcataCCACAGCACCAAGGGGAAGGCCACGGTAGCCGCGGAGATCTTCTCCATCTTGGCCTCTGGTGCCGGGCTTCTCGGCTGCATCTTCGTCCCCAAGTGCTACATGATCCTGCTGCGGCCTGACAGGAACACTCGGGAGTGTTTGAAGAGGAAATGA